One Sanguibacter keddieii DSM 10542 genomic window carries:
- a CDS encoding TetR/AcrR family transcriptional regulator encodes MARQGRPRTFDEHDVLDAAMQVFWRHGYEASSIAQLRAATGLSAASLYGAFGSKEGLFERAVQHYVAGPGRVSDLVGDPTLDPLDALGQMLHGTVEMQSDPAHPGGCLVTLSATVGAGGDDDVAARRAVAARRAQDRAGVEACLRRGRDGGSVRADIDVEVSAVLVHSFVLGVSTQLLDGVPPAALHAAADLLLDGLRRT; translated from the coding sequence ATGGCACGGCAGGGACGACCGAGGACCTTCGACGAGCACGACGTGCTCGACGCTGCGATGCAGGTGTTCTGGCGCCACGGGTACGAGGCGTCCTCGATCGCCCAGCTGCGGGCGGCGACGGGTCTGTCCGCCGCGAGCCTCTACGGCGCCTTCGGGTCGAAGGAGGGGCTGTTCGAACGCGCGGTCCAGCACTACGTCGCCGGACCGGGGCGGGTCAGCGACCTCGTCGGCGACCCGACCCTCGACCCGCTCGACGCCCTCGGCCAGATGCTCCACGGGACGGTCGAGATGCAGTCCGACCCGGCGCACCCGGGCGGGTGCCTCGTCACGCTCTCGGCGACCGTCGGAGCAGGCGGAGACGACGACGTCGCCGCGCGCCGCGCCGTCGCGGCTCGACGAGCGCAGGACCGGGCTGGTGTCGAGGCGTGCCTGCGTCGAGGTCGCGACGGTGGCAGCGTCCGCGCCGACATCGACGTGGAGGTGTCAGCGGTCCTCGTGCACTCCTTCGTGCTGGGGGTCTCCACACAGCTGCTCGACGGAGTGCCGCCCGCGGCACTCCACGCCGCAGCCGACCTCCTGCTCGACGGTCTCCGTCGCACCTGA
- the msrB gene encoding peptide-methionine (R)-S-oxide reductase MsrB has protein sequence MSYEVTKTDEQWRDELSPEEYQVLRQAGTERPGTGELLHENREGVFRCRACSAELFRSDTKFDAHCGWPSFFAPQDSDAVELIEDRTLGMVRTEVRCARCGSHLGHVFDDAPQTPTGERFCMNSISLTFEDGKTA, from the coding sequence ATGTCCTATGAAGTGACCAAGACCGACGAGCAGTGGCGTGACGAGCTGAGCCCCGAGGAGTACCAGGTGCTGCGCCAGGCCGGCACCGAGCGCCCCGGGACCGGTGAGCTGCTGCACGAGAACCGCGAGGGTGTGTTCCGCTGTCGTGCGTGCAGCGCCGAGCTGTTCCGCTCAGACACCAAGTTCGACGCCCACTGCGGGTGGCCGAGCTTCTTCGCGCCGCAGGACTCCGACGCCGTCGAGCTCATCGAGGACCGCACCCTCGGGATGGTCCGCACCGAGGTGCGCTGCGCCCGCTGCGGCTCGCACCTGGGGCACGTGTTCGACGACGCGCCGCAGACCCCCACGGGCGAGCGGTTCTGCATGAACTCGATCTCGCTGACCTTCGAGGACGGCAAGACCGCCTGA
- a CDS encoding MFS transporter, with protein sequence MTAPAPEPATYRQPEVEHRLPVLALALMALSGFIIIVTETLPAGLLPQLAEDFEVSDGTAGQLITTYALGTVVAAIPTIAMTRGAPRKPLLVVGMLGFLVSNTLTALAPTLALALAVRFVAGAFSGLVWGMLAGYARRVAAPEHAGRAVAIAMAGTPVALSVGTPLGAWLGSAVGWRWSFAAVSALTVVVVLLVLAHVPDAPGQRAGSRLPLGRVLVIPGVAVVLGVVFTWMLAHNLLYSYIAPYLEGAGVGLRPDLVLLVFGVSALVGIGVTGSLVDRALRGLALASTATFVVAGALLLALPGSPLATVVAVVLWGVAFGGSATQLQTAVGDAAGESVDVANAMLTTAFNLAIFGGGALGALLVDGRGPAALPVAMVGLSAVALLVVALGRTHAFPRR encoded by the coding sequence GTGACCGCCCCTGCACCTGAGCCCGCAACCTACCGACAGCCGGAGGTCGAGCACCGCCTCCCGGTCCTCGCCCTCGCCCTGATGGCCCTCAGCGGGTTCATCATCATTGTGACCGAGACCCTCCCGGCAGGCCTCCTCCCCCAGCTCGCAGAAGACTTCGAGGTCAGCGACGGCACCGCCGGCCAGCTCATCACCACGTACGCGCTCGGCACAGTGGTCGCCGCGATCCCGACGATCGCGATGACGCGCGGAGCGCCCCGCAAGCCTCTGCTCGTCGTGGGGATGCTCGGCTTCCTCGTGTCCAACACGCTCACAGCCCTCGCCCCGACGCTCGCGCTCGCCCTCGCCGTGCGCTTCGTCGCCGGGGCGTTCTCCGGCCTGGTCTGGGGCATGCTCGCCGGCTACGCACGCCGCGTCGCCGCCCCCGAGCACGCGGGCCGCGCCGTCGCGATCGCGATGGCGGGCACCCCGGTCGCCCTCTCGGTCGGGACACCGCTCGGCGCGTGGCTCGGCTCTGCCGTCGGCTGGCGGTGGTCCTTCGCCGCCGTGTCGGCGCTCACCGTGGTCGTCGTCCTGCTGGTGCTCGCGCACGTCCCGGACGCCCCGGGACAGCGGGCAGGGTCTCGGCTCCCGCTCGGCCGTGTGCTCGTGATCCCCGGTGTGGCCGTGGTCCTCGGCGTGGTGTTCACCTGGATGCTCGCGCACAACCTGCTCTACTCGTACATCGCCCCGTACCTCGAGGGAGCGGGCGTCGGGCTCCGCCCCGACCTCGTCCTGCTCGTCTTCGGCGTCTCCGCGCTCGTCGGCATCGGGGTCACGGGGAGCCTCGTCGACCGGGCGCTCCGTGGGCTCGCCCTCGCGAGCACCGCGACCTTCGTCGTCGCCGGTGCGCTGCTGCTCGCCCTCCCCGGCTCGCCGCTGGCGACGGTCGTCGCCGTCGTCCTGTGGGGTGTCGCGTTCGGCGGGTCCGCGACCCAGCTGCAGACCGCCGTGGGGGACGCAGCCGGTGAGAGCGTCGACGTGGCCAACGCGATGCTCACGACCGCCTTCAACCTGGCGATCTTCGGTGGCGGAGCGCTCGGTGCGCTCCTCGTCGACGGCAGGGGACCCGCGGCGCTGCCCGTCGCGATGGTCGGGTTGTCCGCGGTCGCCCTGCTCGTCGTCGCCCTCGGCAGGACGCACGCCTTCCCGCGACGCTAG
- a CDS encoding DEAD/DEAH box helicase yields the protein MAAAPAAPLATSFDDFALPAPIISYLADNGIAAPFPIQSATLGDTLEGRDVLGRGRTGSGKTLAFSLPTVTRLAADGGRRRPARPRGLVMCPTRELANQINATMEPLAKLLGLKTTTIFGGVAQSRQVTALQGGVDIVIACPGRLEDLLGQGLLSLDDVEITVLDEADHMADLGFLPGVKRIMDRTPSKGQRLLFSATLDNGVDQLVKRYMDAPTSHSVDSADSHVSTMSHHIFEVADAAAKRDVIRELASGVDKRVLFTRTKHQAKKLAKQLTADGIPAVDLHGNLGQGARERNLEAFSSGAVKVLVATDIAARGIHVDEVSLVVHVDPPAEHKAYTHRSGRTARAGSGGDVVTIMLPEQRGDVRDLTRQAKINAQPRKVVPGDALVTDLIGEVADYVTPAPVQEQPQQRQGGGGGGRGRSGRGGSSAGGSGEARGGARGGSSRGGASAGGGRGGSSRGVTTYSTSTPSAGGGSGSGRRSSGGGQQAAAGSGASTGGGRSGASRGRRRAQG from the coding sequence GTGGCCGCGGCCCCGGCGGCCCCGCTCGCGACGTCGTTCGACGACTTCGCGCTGCCGGCCCCGATCATCAGCTACCTCGCCGACAACGGCATCGCCGCCCCGTTCCCGATCCAGTCGGCGACGCTCGGCGACACCCTCGAGGGCCGCGACGTCCTCGGCCGCGGCCGCACCGGCTCCGGCAAGACCCTCGCGTTCTCGCTCCCGACCGTCACGCGCCTCGCGGCCGACGGCGGACGTCGTCGGCCGGCCCGCCCGCGCGGCCTCGTAATGTGCCCGACGCGTGAGCTCGCCAACCAGATCAACGCGACCATGGAGCCGCTCGCCAAGCTCCTCGGCCTCAAGACGACCACCATCTTCGGTGGCGTCGCGCAGAGCCGTCAGGTCACCGCGCTCCAGGGGGGCGTCGACATCGTCATCGCCTGCCCGGGCCGCCTCGAGGACCTCCTCGGCCAGGGCCTGCTGTCCCTCGACGACGTCGAGATCACCGTCCTCGACGAGGCCGACCACATGGCCGACCTCGGGTTCCTCCCCGGCGTCAAGCGCATCATGGACCGCACCCCCTCCAAGGGGCAGCGCCTGCTGTTCTCGGCGACGCTCGACAACGGTGTGGACCAGCTGGTCAAGCGCTACATGGACGCCCCGACGAGCCACTCGGTCGACAGCGCGGACTCGCACGTCTCGACCATGAGCCACCACATCTTCGAGGTGGCCGACGCCGCCGCGAAGCGCGACGTCATCCGTGAGCTCGCCTCCGGTGTGGACAAGCGCGTCCTCTTCACGCGCACCAAGCACCAGGCCAAGAAGCTGGCCAAGCAGCTCACGGCCGACGGCATCCCCGCCGTCGACCTGCACGGCAACCTCGGCCAGGGTGCGCGCGAGCGCAACCTCGAGGCGTTCTCGAGCGGCGCCGTCAAGGTGCTCGTCGCGACGGACATCGCGGCCCGCGGCATCCACGTCGACGAGGTCAGCCTCGTGGTGCACGTGGACCCGCCCGCCGAGCACAAGGCGTACACGCACCGCTCGGGCCGTACCGCCCGTGCGGGCTCCGGCGGCGACGTCGTGACGATCATGCTCCCCGAGCAGCGTGGGGACGTCCGCGACCTCACCCGCCAGGCGAAGATCAACGCCCAGCCCCGCAAGGTCGTCCCGGGCGACGCGCTCGTGACCGACCTGATCGGCGAGGTCGCCGACTACGTGACCCCGGCTCCCGTGCAGGAGCAGCCGCAGCAGCGCCAGGGTGGTGGCGGCGGAGGCCGTGGCCGCTCCGGTCGCGGCGGCTCCTCGGCCGGCGGCTCGGGCGAGGCCCGTGGCGGCGCGCGCGGCGGGTCCTCCCGCGGCGGTGCGTCGGCAGGCGGCGGACGCGGCGGCTCGAGCCGTGGCGTGACCACCTACTCCACGAGCACCCCCTCCGCCGGTGGCGGCAGCGGGTCCGGGCGTCGCTCCTCCGGTGGTGGCCAGCAGGCGGCAGCCGGCAGCGGCGCGTCGACCGGTGGCGGCCGCTCCGGCGCTTCCCGCGGACGCCGTCGCGCGCAGGGCTGA